In Erigeron canadensis isolate Cc75 chromosome 6, C_canadensis_v1, whole genome shotgun sequence, the following are encoded in one genomic region:
- the LOC122602624 gene encoding 17.8 kDa class I heat shock protein-like has protein sequence MSIIPSFLSGRRSNVFDPFSLDIWDPFQGISSTLSNLPEFSQETSAIANAKIDWKETPEAHVFKADVPGLKKEEVKVEVEEGRVLQISGERSKENEEKNDKWHRVERSSGKFFRRFRLPENAKMDQVKATMENGVLTVTVPKEEVKKPEIKSIDISG, from the coding sequence ATGTCGATCATTCCAAGTTTCTTAAGCGGCAGGAGGAGCAATGTGTTCGACCCATTCTCCCTAGACATCTGGGACCCCTTTCAGGGCATCTCCAGCACCCTCAGCAACCTTCCCGAGTTTTCGCAAGAAACCTCAGCGATCGCAAATGCCAAAATTGACTGGAAAGAGACACCGGAAGCTCATGTGTTCAAGGCGGATGTACCCGGGCTGAAGAAGGAAGAAGTGAAGGTGGAGGTTGAGGAAGGAAGGGTGTTGCAAATTAGCGGTGAGAGGAGCAAAGAAAATGAAGAGAAGAATGACAAGTGGCACCGGGTCGAGAGAAGCTCTGGCAAGTTCTTTAGAAGGTTCAGGCTGCCCGAGAATGCGAAAATGGATCAAGTCAAGGCTACCATGGAGAATGGGGTGCTTACCGTGACCGTGCCAAAGGAGGAGGTCAAGAAGCCAGAAATCAAGTCCATTGATATCTCCGGCTAA
- the LOC122603944 gene encoding 18.5 kDa class I heat shock protein-like, with the protein MSIVPNFFGNRRSNVFDPFSLDVWDPFDGFPFPFPTNNNFNSLANRVGSSETSSFASANIDWKETPDAHVFKADVPGLKKEEVKVQVEDDRVLQISGERNKESEEKGDTWHRVERSSGKFMRRFKLPENAKVDEVKAAMENGVLTVTVPKIEVKKRDVKSIQISG; encoded by the coding sequence ATGTCGATCGTTCCAAACTTCTTCGGTAACCGTCGATCAAACGTTTTCGACCCATTCTCGCTCGACGTATGGGACCCATTCGACGGCTTCCCATTCCCATTCCCAACCAACAACAACTTCAATTCCCTTGCCAACCGGGTCGGATCGTCCGAAACCTCATCATTCGCGAGCGCCAACATCGACTGGAAAGAAACCCCCGACGCACACGTGTTCAAGGCCGACGTGCCAGGGCTCAAAAAGGAAGAGGTGAAAGTCCAAGTGGAAGATGATCGGGTGCTGCAGATCAGCGGAGAGAGGAACAAGGAGAGTGAAGAAAAGGGTGACACGTGGCATAGGGTTGAGAGAAGCAGTGGCAAGTTTATGAGGAGGTTTAAGTTGCCGGAGAACGCGAAAGTGGATGAGGTTAAGGCTGCAATGGAGAATGGTGTGTTGACTGTTACTGTGCCCAAAATTGAAGTTAAGAAACGTGATGTCAAATCTATTCAGATTTCTGGTTGA
- the LOC122605320 gene encoding uncharacterized protein LOC122605320: protein MRTLCPNLDNEDALETVLEVPIPEESFDHSYETNNNYKMSNSWQTMKSWMKPHSNNNNNDHQKRHSFPDFGGRDAEIQLLLGVVGAPLVPLPISSAGHSTITKPVIQDNPIESSMAKYIVQQYIAAAGGEKALNRVDSMYAVGKVKMVATEFTTGDGITMSCGGVKAVKPKSVKNGGGEMGGFVLWQKRPDLWSLELVVSGFKISAGSDGKVAWRQTPWHHSHASRGPPRPLRRSLQGLDPKSTANLFTNSICIGEKNVNGEDCFVLKLEADVSALKVRSSNNVEIMKHTIWGYFSQRTGLLYQLKDSHLIKIRSSGSDSVFWETTMESLIQDYRTIEGVNIAYGGQTTVSLFRFGEDSESHSHTKMEEVWTIEEVDFNIKGLTMDCFLPPSDLKKEEDQPMVHSKGGEKFTGITRLTSKSRGNSTRFGAPKIVAVDSNDFGDL, encoded by the exons ATGAGAACTTTATGCCCAAACTTAGACAATGAAGACGCACTTGAAACTGTTCTCGAAGTTCCAATACCCGAAGAAAGCTTTGATCATAGCTATGagactaataataattataagatgaGCAATTCCTGGCAAACCATGAAATCTTGGATGAAACCACattccaataataataataatgatcatCAAAAACGCCACTCCTTTCCTGATTTTGGTGGCCGAGACGCTGAAATCCAGCTTTTGCTTGGAGTCGTTGGGGCTCCTCTTGTCCCTCTTCCCATTTCTTCTGCTGGTCATTCCACTATCACCAAACCTGTCATTCAAGATAATCCTATC GAATCTTCAATGGCTAAATACATCGTGCAACAATACATAGCAGCCGCGGGTGGTGAAAAGGCTTTAAACAGAGTTGACAGTATGTACGCCGTAGGGAAGGTGAAGATGGTGGCGACAGAGTTCACCACCGGAGACGGAATAACCATGAGCTGCGGTGGTGTCAAAGCCGTGAAACCCAAGAGCGTGAAAAATGGTGGTGGTGAAATGGGCGGGTTTGTGTTATGGCAAAAAAGGCCAGACTTATGGTCCTTAGAACTGGTTGTTTCCGGTTTCAAGATCAGCGCTGGAAGTGACGGGAAGGTGGCCTGGCGTCAGACACCGTGGCATCATTCTCATGCTTCTAGAGGCCCGCCTAGACCTCTTCGTCGTTCTTTACAG ggtCTGGATCCAAAGTCAACGGCTAATTTGTTCACAAATTCAATTTGTATCGGAGAGAAGAATGTTAATGGAGAAGACTGCTTTGTGCTAAAGCTTGAGGCAGATGTTTCAGCTCTAAAAGTGAGAAGCAGCAACAATGTGGAAATCATGAAGCATACAATTTGGGGGTATTTTAGTCAGCGGACCGGCCTTTTGTACCAGCTTAAAGACTCGCACCTAATTAAAATCAGAAGCTCTGGAAGTGATAGTGTGTTTTGGGAGACTACCATGGAGTCGCTAATCCAAGATTATCGGACCATCGAAGGGGTTAACATAGCTTATGGTGGTCAAACAACTGTTTCATTGTTTAGGTTTGGCGAGGACTCAGAAAGTCATTCACACACGAAAATGGAGGAGGTTTGGACCATTGAGGAAGTTGATTTTAATATCAAGGGTCTTACAATGGACTGTTTCTTGCCTCCAAGTGACTTAAAGAAAGAGGAAGATCAACCAATGGTTCACTCTAAAGGAGGTGAAAAGTTTACCGGAATCACCAGGTTGACCTCCAAGAGCCGAGGGAACTCTACAAGGTTTGGTGCTCCTAAGATTGTGGCGGTTGATTCCAACGATTTCGGTGACTTGTGA